Proteins encoded within one genomic window of Panicum virgatum strain AP13 chromosome 1N, P.virgatum_v5, whole genome shotgun sequence:
- the LOC120656998 gene encoding uncharacterized protein LOC120656998: protein MGMSLAQAVAALVGTCARRLSRAARRLHHLRPRDGAAAASFSSRAVVPFLGGGGVRKALSSSPSPSTKSKARRRNKAAAEDAAGDGVWRKEIMMGERCQPLDFSGVIYYDAEGRRLAQPPPPRSPLRSPLPASVKLAANAGGY from the coding sequence ATGGGGATGAGCCTGgcgcaggcggtggcggcgctggtgggcacgtgcgcgcggcggctgtcgcgggcggcgcggcggctgcacCACCTGCGCCCGCGGgacggggccgcggcggcgtccttcTCGTCGCGCGCCGTCGTGCcgttcctcggcggcggcggcgtgaggaagGCGctctcgtcgtcgccgtcgccgtcgaccaAGTCcaaggcgaggaggaggaacaaggcggcggcggaggacgccgcCGGTGACGGGGTGTGGAGGAAGGAGATCATGATGGGGGAGCGCTGCCAGCCGCTGGACTTCTCCGGGGTCATCTACTACGACGCCGagggccgccgcctcgcgcagcccccgccgccgcgctcgccgctgcGCAGCCCGCTCCCGGCCTCCGTCAAGCTCGCCGCCAACGCCGGGGGCTACTAG
- the LOC120656999 gene encoding uncharacterized protein LOC120656999 yields MGVSLAQAVVALMGTCARRLSRAARRLHPRPPRQGLAPASLSSSRAIVPFFSGGGVIRKALSSSSSKSKRRRKAEDDELSFEWEDGVWRKEIMMGERCQPLDFSGAIYYDAEGRRLEQPPTPRSPMRSPLPASVVLAANAGGQ; encoded by the coding sequence ATGGGCGTGAGCCTTGcgcaggcggtggtggcgctgaTGGGCACGTGCGCGCGGCGGCTGTcgcgggcggcgcgccggctgcacccgcggccgccgcggcagggcctcgcgccggcgtccttgtCATCGTCGCGCGCCATCGTGCCGTTCTTCAGTGGCGGCGGAGTCATCAGGAAGGCgctctcgtcgtcgtcgtccaagtcgaagaggaggaggaaggcggaggaCGACGAGCTGAGCTTCGAGTGGGAGGACGGGGTGTGGAGGAAGGAGATCATGATGGGGGAGCGGTGCCAGCCGCTGGACTTCTCCGGGGCCATCTACTACGACGCCgagggccgccgcctcgagcagCCGCCGACCCCGCGCTCGCCGATGCGCAGCCCTCTGCCGGCGTCCGTCGTGCTCGCGGCCAACGCCGGAGGGCAGTAG